The following are encoded together in the Drosophila takahashii strain IR98-3 E-12201 chromosome X, DtakHiC1v2, whole genome shotgun sequence genome:
- the LOC108054436 gene encoding chronophin-like isoform X1: protein MPIDWEFNNELNEVKHILELSEDERRNFVDSFDRVFSDIDGVLWTLKDPVPRAAEGYAALERRGKQLTYVTNNSVLAEEQCLKRFAKIGMKVQPEQIWHPAKSIAAYLSGIKLEGLIYVIASQPFKEVMREAGFHILDGPNESIEGSFASLAEHIFDRQEVRAVVIDVDFNLSYPKLARAHQYLRHPDCLLIGGATDILLPVAKDVNILGPGAFASMLADASGRPLEAITLGKPGRQLGDLLIGHLKIEQPSRVLMIGDMLAQDIGFGRQCGFQTLLVLSGGCTRAEFLGEKDPARLPDFYADSVADVAQLLDGAPRAHV from the exons atgccaatcgattgggaatttaataacgagctcaacgag gtCAAACACATTCTAGAGCTGAGCGAGGATGAGCGGCGCAACTTTGTGGACTCCTTCGACCGGGTGTTCAGCGACATAGACGGTGTCCTGTGGACCCTGAAGGATCCGGTGCCGCGGGCCGCCGAGGGATACGCTGCCCTCGAGCGGAGGGGCAAACAGTTGACCTATGTGACCAACAACAGCGTGCTGGCGGAGGAGCAGTGCCTCAAGCGCTTCGCCAAGATCGGGATGAAGGTGCAGCCGGAGCAGATCTGGCATCCGGCCAAGTCCATCGCAGCCTATCTGAGCGGCATTAAGCTCGAGGGCCTCATCTACGTCATCGCCAGCCAGCCGTTTAAGGAAGTAATGCGCGAAGCGGGTTTCCACATACTGGACGGA CCCAACGAGTCCATCGAGGGAAGCTTCGCCAGCCTGGCGGAGCACATTTTCGACCGGCAGGAGGTGCGCGCCGTGGTCATCGACGTGGACTTCAACCTGAGCTATCCCAAGTTGGCTCGAGCGCATCAGTATCTGCGTCATCCGGATTGCCTGCTGATTGGCGGCGCCACCGATATCCTGCTGCCCGTGGCCAAGGACGTGAATATCCTGGGACCGGGGGCGTTTGCTTCCATGCTGGCGGATGCCAGTGGCAGGCCATTAGAAGCCATTACACTGGGCAAACCGGGACGCCAGCTGGGCGACCTGCTCATCGGTCATCTCAAGATCGAGCAGCCCAGTCGGGTGCTCATGATCGGCGACATGTTGGCCCAGGACATTGGCTTTGGCCGCCAGTGCGGCTTCCAGACGCTGCTCGTCCTCAGCGGCGGCTGCACGCGGGCGGAGTTCCTCGGGGAGAAGGATCCCGCCCGCCTGCCGGACTTCTATGCGGACAGCGTGGCCGATGTGGCTCAGCTGTTGGACGGCGCACCCAGGGCACATGTCTAA
- the spirit gene encoding trypsin-1 yields the protein MSSRSPISTSTCVCLQLLVLLPLLAVEATPAISPQSQRGIIFPKDSFDECYLDEFRRTKGSCRRMEDCPSALKGWLDRRESPKTCYFVRFDHFVCCKPEDPIATEVPPTLPPTRNPFVAPLVVRSSLQACYDLNNVKKINENDLTFVVSVVGGMPTRPREFPFMAALGWRSNFDQRIYYRCGGALIANNFVLTAAHCADLGGEPPSQVRLGGDNLTLAEGEDLLIRRVIVHPEYDATTAYNDIALLELETAAKPELKPTCIWAEKEVANSLVTAIGYGQTSFAGLSSAQLLKVPLKSVSNEECQVHYQVDQLAEGLKGTQMCAGDISGERDTCQGDSGGPLLMQDGPLGYVVGITSLGQGCASGPPSVYTRVSSFVDWIEGIVWPPQQEAVSSKPIEATGPDFDLRAMI from the exons ATGAGTAGTCGGAGTCCCATTTCCACATCCACCTGCGTGTGCCTGCAGCTCCTGGTGCTGCTTCCGCTGCTGGCAG TTGAGGCAACACCGGCCATAAGTCCGCAGTCGCAGCGCGGCATCATCTTTCCCAAGGATTCCTTCGATGAGTGCTACCTGGACGAGTTCCGTAGGACGAAGGGCAGTTGCCGGCGCATGGAGGACTGTCCCAGCGCTTTAAAGGGATGGCTAGATAGACGCGAATCGCCCAAGACCTGCTACTTTGTGCGATTCGATCACTTTGTGTGCTGCAAGCCAGAGGATCCGATTGCCACCGAGGTGCCGCCCACGCTGCCACCCACCCGCAATCCCTTCGTAGCACCACTGGTCGTACGATCCAGTCTGCAGG CCTGCTACGACTTGAACAATGTCAAGAAGATCAACGAGAACGACTTGACCTTCGTGGTCTCGGTTGTGGGCGGCATGCCCACCCGTCCGCGGGAATTCCCCTTCATGGCGGCGCTCGGCTGGCGCTCCAACTTCGATCAGCGGATATATTATCGATGCGGCGGCGCCCTGATCGCCAACAACTTTGTTCTGACGGCGGCCCACTGTGCCGACTTGGGCGG TGAGCCGCCCAGCCAGGTTCGCCTCGGTGGCGACAATCTGACCCTGGCCGAGGGCGAGGATCTGCTCATCCGCCGGGTGATCGTCCATCCGGAATACGATGCCACCACCGCCTACAACGACATTGCGCTGCTGGAGCTGGAAACGGCGGCCAAGCCGGAACTGAAGCCCACCTGCATTTGGGCCGAAAAGGAGGTGGCCAACTCGCTGGTCACGGCCATTGGCTATGGCCAGACCAGCTTCGCCGGCCTCTCGTCCGCCCAGCTGCTGAAGGTGCCGCTAAAGAGCGTGAGCAACGAGGAGTGCCAGGTGCACTACCAGGTGGATCAGCTGGCCGAGGGACTGAAGGGCACGCAGATGTGTGCCGGCGATATAAGCGGCGAGCGGGATACGTGCCAGGGCGATTCCGGCGGACCGCTGCTCATGCAGGACGGACCACTGGGCTATGTGGTGGGCATCACGTCGCTGGGACAGGGATGCGCCAGTGGGCCGCCGTCGGTGTACACCAGGGTCTCCAGTTTCGTCGACTGGATCGAAGGCATTGTGTGGCCGCCGCAGCAGGAGGCGGTTTCCTCGAAGCCCATCGAGGCTACTGGTCCCGATTTCGATCTAAGAGCGATGATCTGA
- the LOC108054397 gene encoding chromo domain-containing protein rhino-like — MSSGQPEKPCDSAAAEASATSAPDCNVYVVEKIVGKRLKGGRLQYLVKWLGFSDEENTWEPLEGVIHCCDLLADFEAELLRRSQGQNAGGDQEQKQPQGATKKTRKSTKKPKRRHSSSVSREMEQPEAEVQAVINPPVKGKGKGNPKAPIPRRHSCSHLESNADPVDLEMQRIHSSPVDMMPPQVGGHEDTPSKDDLPSSGEESIASEDGPDSWKMPERTKPFGLERGLELEKVHHCFKVRDKTFLFVSWKGCDEVDAVRLEEIRQAYPIPIIKFFEGLKLSDH, encoded by the coding sequence ATGTCTAGTGGACAGCCGGAAAAGCCCTGTGACTCCGCAGCCGCCGAAGCATCCGCAACCAGCGCACCGGACTGCAATGTGTATGTGGTGGAGAAGATCGTGGGCAAGCGCCTGAAGGGCGGGCGTCTTCAGTACCTGGTGAAGTGGCTGGGCTTCTCGGACGAGGAGAACACCTGGGAGCCGCTGGAGGGAGTGATCCACTGCTGCGATCTGCTGGCCGACTTCGAGGCAGAGCTCTTGCGGCGCAGCCAGGGGCAGAACGCCGGTGGCGATCAGGAGCAGAAGCAGCCGCAGGGGGCAACCAAGAAGACCCGGAAATCCACCAAGAAGCCAAAGCGCAGGCATTCATCGAGTGTTTCTCGGGAAATGGAGCAGCCCGAGGCGGAAGTCCAGGCTGTGATCAATCCTCCTGTTAAGGGCAAGGGCAAGGGCAATCCAAAGGCTCCGATACCCCGACGTCACTCATGCTCTCATCTGGAGAGCAACGCAGACCCGGTTGACTTGGAAATGCAGCGCATCCACAGCTCACCGGTGGACATGATGCCGCCGCAGGTCGGTGGCCACGAGGATACGCCATCCAAAGACGATCTCCCGAGTTCCGGGGAGGAGTCGATCGCCTCGGAGGACGGTCCAGATAGCTGGAAAATGCCGGAACGCACGAAACCCTTCGGGTTGGAGCGCGGTCTCGAACTGGAGAAGGTGCATCACTGCTTTAAAGTTCGCGATAAAACCTTCTTGTTCGTCTCCTGGAAGGGCTGCGACGAGGTGGACGCCGTGCGCCTGGAGGAGATCAGGCAGGCATACCCCATCCCAATCATAAAGTTCTTTGAGGGCTTGAAACTTTCTGATCACTAA
- the LOC108054437 gene encoding chromo domain-containing protein rhino-like, with amino-acid sequence MSKTSLKGVSAAEHEPIDDQDVEYEVEKLLAHSYLRGRKQFLVKWKGYPMDQSTWEPMEELDNCIASLMDYEEEDFIKIMKNTNKKRAKIRQKEELVPTYVMMNNKEYSPVYAEQEEFLGFDKESSSSSSQVKQEQVHLSDDESVGESISSVAHSEEDSQEASSIQAICNSKTSQEQEFLEEASLGFEETTASGTTTEEEKKESNSWLTVAQIQTQLRLDELLADLERTIRQEGLHLNVKKKKRGWKMPETSKTYGIGRCLQLEKIHNCFKVREQLFFCVTWKGCGTMDAVPLRCIKYLYPELIIQFLETLQKV; translated from the coding sequence ATGTCTAAAACCTCATTGAAGGGTGTCTCCGCAGCCGAGCACGAGCCCATCGATGATCAGGATGTCGAGTACGAGGTGGAGAAGCTCTTGGCCCACAGCTACTTGCGCGGTCGCAAGCAATTTCTGGTGAAATGGAAGGGATATCCCATGGATCAGTCCACCTGGGAGCCCATGGAGGAGTTGGACAACTGCATTGCCTCGCTGATGGACTACGAAGAGGAGGACTTCATTAAGATCATGAAAAACACCAATAAGAAGCGGGCGAAGATCAGGCAGAAAGAGGAGTTGGTGCCTACCTATGTTATGATGAATAATAAGGAGTATTCACCGGTCTACGCTGAGCAGGAAGAGTTCCTGGGCTTTGACAAGGagtcttcctcctcctcctcccaagTGAAGCAGGAGCAGGTGCATCTAAGTGATGACGAATCAGTGGGTGAGTCCATTAGCTCGGTGGCCCACTCGGAAGAAGATTCACAGGAGGCATCATCAATCCAAGctatttgtaatagtaaaaCGTCCCAGGAGCAGGAGTTTCTAGAGGAAGCTTCATTGGGTTTTGAAGAAACCACTGCATCTGGAACAACCACCGAGGAGGAGAAGAAGGAATCCAATTCTTGGCTAACCGTAGCCCAGATACAAACTCAGCTAAGGCTAGACGAGCTGCTCGCCGACTTGGAGCGCACCATCCGTCAGGAGGGACTTCACCTGAACGTGAAAAAGAAGAAACGCGGCTGGAAGATGCCGGAGACCTCGAAAACCTACGGCATAGGACGCTGTCTGCAGCTGGAGAAGATTCACAACTGCTTCAAGGTGCGCGAGCAGCTCTTTTTCTGCGTCACCTGGAAGGGATGTGGCACCATGGACGCAGTGCCTCTGCGGTGCATCAAGTACTTGTACCCCGAGCTCATCATCCAGTTCCTTGAGACGTTGCAGAAAGTTTAG
- the LOC108054435 gene encoding C-type lectin 37Da, with protein sequence MKMYRTTTLLLILGSAWRSSFAYLPDVNIFTNYRTEVYNGIPSEIDTTPFVRIGDNYYYIEPMNKVNWFQAAGACRMMNAHLASIEDKPEMEALIKYMKAKGFKNNDYFWISGNDLGTEGAFYWMSNGRPMTYAPWNGPKQMPDNYGGNENCVHMFATREMINDANCKIQMLYVCEATEPKTFKFTYIKW encoded by the exons ATGAAGATGTACCGCACAACAACGCTCCTGCTGATCCTGGGAAGTGCCTGGCGTTCGTCCTTTGCCTATCTGCCCGATGTGAACATTTTTACCAACTACCGCACCGAAGTCTATAATG GCATTCCCTCGGAGATTGACACGACGCCATTTGTGCGGATCGGGGACAACTACTACTATATCGAGCCGATGAACAAGGTCAACTGGTTCCAGGCGGCCGGCGCCTGTCGCATGATGAACGCCCACTTGGCCTCCATCGAGGACAAGCCGGAAATGGAGGCGCTGATCAAGTACATGAAGGCCAAGGGTTTCAAGAACAACGACTACTTTTGGATATCGGGCAACGACCTGGGCACCGAGGGCGCCTTCTACTGGATGTCCAACGGCCGGCCGATGACCTATGCCCCCTGGAACGGGCCGAAGCAAATGCCGGACAACTACGGCGGCAACGAGAACTGTGTCCATATGTTCGCCACCCGGGAGATGATCAACGATGCCAACTGCAAGATCCAGATGCTCTACGTCTGCGAGGCGACGGAGCCCAAAACTTTCAAGTTTACCTACATAAAGTGGTAG
- the LOC108054436 gene encoding chronophin-like isoform X2, which translates to MEEGNGVKHILELSEDERRNFVDSFDRVFSDIDGVLWTLKDPVPRAAEGYAALERRGKQLTYVTNNSVLAEEQCLKRFAKIGMKVQPEQIWHPAKSIAAYLSGIKLEGLIYVIASQPFKEVMREAGFHILDGPNESIEGSFASLAEHIFDRQEVRAVVIDVDFNLSYPKLARAHQYLRHPDCLLIGGATDILLPVAKDVNILGPGAFASMLADASGRPLEAITLGKPGRQLGDLLIGHLKIEQPSRVLMIGDMLAQDIGFGRQCGFQTLLVLSGGCTRAEFLGEKDPARLPDFYADSVADVAQLLDGAPRAHV; encoded by the exons ATGGAGGAGGGTAATGGG gtCAAACACATTCTAGAGCTGAGCGAGGATGAGCGGCGCAACTTTGTGGACTCCTTCGACCGGGTGTTCAGCGACATAGACGGTGTCCTGTGGACCCTGAAGGATCCGGTGCCGCGGGCCGCCGAGGGATACGCTGCCCTCGAGCGGAGGGGCAAACAGTTGACCTATGTGACCAACAACAGCGTGCTGGCGGAGGAGCAGTGCCTCAAGCGCTTCGCCAAGATCGGGATGAAGGTGCAGCCGGAGCAGATCTGGCATCCGGCCAAGTCCATCGCAGCCTATCTGAGCGGCATTAAGCTCGAGGGCCTCATCTACGTCATCGCCAGCCAGCCGTTTAAGGAAGTAATGCGCGAAGCGGGTTTCCACATACTGGACGGA CCCAACGAGTCCATCGAGGGAAGCTTCGCCAGCCTGGCGGAGCACATTTTCGACCGGCAGGAGGTGCGCGCCGTGGTCATCGACGTGGACTTCAACCTGAGCTATCCCAAGTTGGCTCGAGCGCATCAGTATCTGCGTCATCCGGATTGCCTGCTGATTGGCGGCGCCACCGATATCCTGCTGCCCGTGGCCAAGGACGTGAATATCCTGGGACCGGGGGCGTTTGCTTCCATGCTGGCGGATGCCAGTGGCAGGCCATTAGAAGCCATTACACTGGGCAAACCGGGACGCCAGCTGGGCGACCTGCTCATCGGTCATCTCAAGATCGAGCAGCCCAGTCGGGTGCTCATGATCGGCGACATGTTGGCCCAGGACATTGGCTTTGGCCGCCAGTGCGGCTTCCAGACGCTGCTCGTCCTCAGCGGCGGCTGCACGCGGGCGGAGTTCCTCGGGGAGAAGGATCCCGCCCGCCTGCCGGACTTCTATGCGGACAGCGTGGCCGATGTGGCTCAGCTGTTGGACGGCGCACCCAGGGCACATGTCTAA